The Populus nigra chromosome 4, ddPopNigr1.1, whole genome shotgun sequence genome contains the following window.
GAAATCGAGGAATGCAAGAGTGATGAGAAaccagaaagagagagaaatagtTAAGGAAGATGATGGGGAAACTAGAAAGGGACAGCAAGAGAAGGTTTAGCAGGTTACACTAGCAAGAAAAAAACGAAAGTCAATGAATCTACTATACTTAGCCAAGAACCGTCTTCGAATTCAACCTTACAACATACTTCTGACTATAAGTTTCCTAACTCTTCCACTGAAAATGTTATTCTTTCTATTGATAATCTTACTATAGCTCTTAGAAAAAAGAGTTTGAAGTTGTACCGAACAtcatttatctaattttgtGTAGGATCGGTTGTCACCTTCATATAGAGCTTGTATCCTCCTCAGAATTGGATGGAGGCTGTTGAAAATACTAGGAGGAAAGAAGCTATGGTAAAGGAGATGAGAGCGTTGTTGAAAAATGACACATGGAAGCTCACTACTCTTCCTGTTGTAGAGAGTGGCAGGTTGCAAATGGGTTTTATCCATTAAGCAGAAGTCAGATAGAAGTATTGATAGGTACAAGACAAGGCTAGTTGCTAAGAGATAAACCCAAACTTATAGAATTGGCTATCAGGAAACGCCAGCTCCTGTTGCAAAAATAAACTCAATCAGGGTATCAATATCTATTGCGTCAAACCTAGGATGGGACTTGCAACAATTAGATGTGAATAATGCTTTTCTACATGGGAACTTAAAGGAATAAGTGTACATGAAAATTCCTCTAGGTTTCTCTTATGAGAAGAGAGAGGGCAAGGCCTGCAAGTTGAGAAAAACTTTATATGGCATTAAGTAATCTCCATGTACATGGTTTGATAGATTCATCAAGGCAATTGTTCGATTTGGATACAAACAAACCAATGGAGACTCGGAGACACTATGTTCATTAAACATTACCAGGGCAAGAAAACAATTCTCATTGTATATTTTAATGACATTGTGgtgacaaaaaataatcatgaggAGGTTCATATGTTGAAGTATCTTGCTAAACAATTTGAAATCAAAGACCTTGGGAGTTTATTTTCTAGGAATTGAAGTCGCAAGGTTAAGTAAGGGCATCTTCATTTCTTAAAGGAAGTATATTCTTGATCTCCTACCTGAAACAAGGATGTTGGGTTATAGATCAGTTGATTCCTTTATACAAGTGAATCATCACCTTGTCGATTGTGAAGATGAAGTAGTTGGAATGGGGAGATATCAAAGCATGGATGGTAGGTTAATCTATATACCCAATctgatttaatttattcaattagtgTTAGCAGTCAGTTTATGCATGATCCTCACGCATCCCACCTTGATGTTGTTTATCGCATCCTTAGATATCTAAAGTCTGCTCTTGGAAAGGGGTTGTTGTTTTCTAATAATAGTTACTTCAAGGTAGAAGCACATGGAGTGTGTGAACTTTTGTGACTAAAAAATCTGATGTGTTTACTTGTTTCACATGATACTTTCAAGATGGCAATGAGAGATATCAATGTCTTATCTTGAAAGGGAGTGTTGTCAAAAGCAATTATTAAATATAGTGTGGGGTCAAGGGTAATAAagtaattttatattcttttcttatatatagTGAAAGGATGGAATGAGCTAATATTTGTTGTCACTTCCTCATaacctttctttcttctttcttcattcttcttcctctcatTTTTCCACTTTTCTTCGTCCATCTctaaaaaatcttaacaaaaaaacttgtcttttaatgataatataaatttgatatatgtATTGTAGtattattttatatcatcattgcaTATAGTATGAGGGGAGATACATATGTTGTCATGATTGAATTTTGGCTTATATGAATTCATATGCAAGTTGATGTGATTAATGAGTTGCATCATCCTTCATTAACTTGATCAAATGATATCTTGTGTTTTGTTCATTTGATTACACAGTTTATTGTCCGTTTCCAACTAAGTGGTTTAGTACTTTTGAAGAGCTATTCGTAACTTGTTTTAAATTGAATGTTTGACTTGTTTTACACTCAAATGTTAACTTgtcttaaaatcataatttaacttGTTTTATTCTATATGCTTAaagtttatgatatttttgaatGGTGCAATAGTTATATGTTTATTTAAATGCCTATATGAAAATATGCCTGTATGAAATATGCATTAGTGTTTAAGTTCAATGATGATTAAATACAAGGTCAAGGCATGCATAAGAGCTAAGGTAAGTAGATCTACttaatgaatataaaaacatatattacatGTTGCACAAGCGTTGTGATGATTTAAACAGGTTTCATGAGAATAAAATCATTCAaggaaacctaaaaaaaaacaatgtatggATACATGAAGTTCAAGAACAAGACACTTGATGAgataactattttttacttcaaagaTCAAGAACTCGTAATGAGTATTAGccaaataacattttatttaggaAATGGTTTTCACATCtacaaaacctaaacaaactcaAAAGAACAGAAGAAAAGACCAAAACACGCAAAACAAGAGAAGACCTATGGTAGCTAAATCAATCTAGATAATTTAGAGAAACAGCTTCTAGTTTCTCCAAATAATGTGACCATTTTGGTAAAAACAATTCAACTTTTAAGtgtttgaaattccaaaatctGTCCGAAAACTTTAAAACAGTCTAACCGATTCTAGAAATGGTCTAACTAATTCTCAAGTGGActgaaattttttgaaagttAAGTCCAACGACCAGTTTGATTTTTAGCATTATAAACACCCCTCGCTTGAGCAAAATGATCAAGAACATCAAAGGCAAAATTCTGATTATATTCTCACTCTTAATTCATTCAAAAACAAGGTTGAAGTGTTATTGGTAAAATTCCTTCAAGTGCTTCATTTGTATACCATTCAGCTTTATTAAGAGAGTAATACTGTGAAAAATATAAGTGACACTTAAAACACTTGGTAAAGCCTCTAAAACCTATTTTAAGTGTTTGATATTTGtccatttacaagtattggtgAGGAATGGTTTGCTAATCTTGTACCCTTAAAAAAGATTAGATTAGGTAGCAGGTTTGATCCTTAGCCTTTGCAAAGGGATTAGGTTTGATCTTGAACCCATAAAAGAATTGAGTTAGATcttgaacctaaaaaaaaatatagaaaggtttcaatCTTTGATCTGTGAAAGAGGTTGTGTAAGGTTTTGGTATTCAAGAAGTGGACTATGTGAGTATTAAAACTCTTAAATGGTAGCAGACGGTTGtctgaacctctataaaattctTGGTGCACACTCTCTTAACTTTATCTCCTTACGCCTTATTcggaaataaaactaaaatgtaGGACAATGTTCCATTCAGACAAATGATTTCTTAATCTTGGCTAGTTACTCATTCCGTTTGTGATTAGTATTTAGTGTTAGATCAAACTTGTTCACATGTAGATTTCTTACCATATTAAGGAGATAAAATTTCTTGGTGAcatttaacccaaaaaaaaagtgataggacgtatgataaatttattaaaaaaaaagcttgtatATACATATACCTGAACTCTCCATGTGCTTCTGAGCTATTTCTAAAGGTTTCTGGTAACAAACTGTCAACagaatttccatttttttcttccaaaacaaaCAGGATAGAATACTATACATCTAAGGCAAACTGTTGATGTAAGATTATGTGGAAGCCTAATAAGACACATACACAGAAACAAAAGCACTATTTGAAGCTTTTTCAGTTTTTCTGAGGCTGAAGGTgttgtttaagaaaaatagatttCCCTAAAATCTTCAGTCAGCCAGCTAATTATTTTCTATCAGACCTAGTCAGTATCCATTGTGATTCTCATGCATGATAAGggaacataataattttttcaatgtagaacAAATAGTATCCATTGTGATTCTCATGCATGATAAGGGAGcagaataattttttcaatgtagtaCAAATTGAAAAGCCACCACAGTATCAGCAATCCCATGGCCGTgatcaatttaagaaaaaaatcacaagatcTCAACTGCTTAGGAATGTACGTAACATTTGACTTTCTTAGGAAGTGCAAAGAACTAACATGCAACATTTGATTCAAATAATGCCCTTCTCTTGAATGATCTGACCAGATCATTACCAACCCCTCCCATGATAAAATGGTTAGtgaagaggaaagaaagaaatatacaCAGGCAGAAGACTATGGTTTATGCACAAGGAAAAGTAAGTAAACAGATGAACAAAACTTCTACTTCTGGTAtactttcttttaaagaattaaaaacttaaataaaacaatcaaaattcaTACCTGAGAGTCTTCACTACCACATGCAATAAAAGCTTGTTCAAGTCCCCCAAAACATGACCTAATAACAAACCGGGTACGCCTATGGCCTTTGTACTTTGCAACAAGCCTGATGTTACCATCTATACTCCACAGATGGATTTCTTGGTTCAGAAGATTAACTAGCAAGAACCTATTATCTCTTGATAATGAGAATGAAGTAATTGTTTGATCTTCTTCAATCACCCTCTCAGCTTTAGCTTCTCTATCAAGCAATAAAATTGCAGTCGGTCTACACATACTTATAATCTGCTTCCCATCACTTGTTATCTCTAAATCAGAAATCTTCAGAGTTTTCTGCCCTTTCCAACATTCTACCTCTTTCCCTTCCAATTCCCACATGCAGATGCTCTTATCATTGATGCCAGAAAATATCCATTTCCCGTCTGGAAACCATCCACAGGACACCAGGCCAAGGCCCACTTTCTCATAAACCTGGAGGCACTCACCAGAAGAAACATCCCAGCGCCTGACAACCTCCTCCACCCCACAAGTAAGAAGCTGGTGGTCATCGGGACTCCATGAAACAGAGGAGACAGGTTTTTGGTGACCAGATAATCTATGCTTCAAAGAAACTCCGCCATTTACATCAATCTGGAAAGCATGACAAATTAGCTGGCACATAAGAAACATATATAATTGTTCCATGAGCAGAATGACACGGATGCATCTGGACCTCCAGCAGTCCATTGTTCTTCAAATAAGGGGGGTTGCACATAGTAAACAAGGCATGCCCAGTGAAGCTTACAAATGCTTATGGGGAAGAAATAGCTgattatttaagaattttaatggTGTTTGACTACTAAGGTTGCATAAACAGAGTGATTAAACTTCTAAAGACACCATATGAGAAACACACAATTAAATATCCCAGGCAGAAAGTTGCAGGCAGAATCAAATAAAACAACGGAGAAAGAATATGGAAATACAATTGAATAACATAACATGCTAAAAGCAAACAATTATACCTCCCATATGATTGCTGATCGATCGTTAGAGGATGAAGCTAAGTATTTCCCATTATGTGAAAATTGTAAGAACCAGACTTCATCTGAATGTGCTTCTAATATCTGTTCCAGTGGGAATAAGAGAAAGACTCAATCTAGTGGTGCCAGAAATGCATAGAAAGCAACTGAAAATGGAAAAGTGTAGTCTGCTCATGGAAATAAAATCCAAAGCAAAAGCTAAACATAAACAGGACttactaaaaacatataaattaagcAATAGCATTCATCAAAATTTTCActttcccaataaaaaaaatgccctGATAGATTATTTATTCGACTTTCATTGCTGCTTCTGACCCCAGAAACCTTTTCCACTTAGTCACTAAGATAATAGCTCTGTATCACTAAAATTTGGTCAAAGCACACATTATATAACAGCTCATAAAGAAAAACATTGCATCACAGAATTCAATCAAAACCAAAGAACCTCCATATAAAGCCATCATTTGCAAATATGTCCTAACCTGCAAAATTCGAGAAGGAATCTGATCTCTTCCACACTGATGATCTGAGTATAACGACATTTCTTTATCCAACGAGTTGTGAAAGAAGCAAGCATCCCGTTGTAAGGTAAGAGCCTGTTCAACTAAATGTTCCAATCTGCTCTCAGGTATTATAACTGTTGGGGGAAGCAGCTTTTGCAGTTCCTCCAGCAGCTTGGACCGTGGCTTTATCCTTCCATTGTCTTGATTGGAAGAACCAACTGAATTGCAATGTGTAGAAGATACAATGCAGGAAGAAAGTTCACAAATTCGACCATTATTAATGCAGAGAGGAGCAATCTCAGTCCTCAATGTCTTCAATGCATCCACAATATTGTCCCCGTCCAAAAGTTCAAAAAACTTCTGCTCCAATATCAGAAAAGATGCTGACTTGACAATGTTTTCATCCTTTAGGCCAATGTTATGCAATGTGACTACACTTTCATCCCAATTGCCATTGAGAACTTGCTGCATAAATAAATCTACTGCAGATGAATGTAATGGTATCCCAGACTCTTCCTCTAAATGAGCACAGCTTTTCTTATATCCAAGAGAATGCAATGCCTTGGCTATTATTCTGACAAATTCAACTCTTTTAATAACTCCTTTTGAACCAAGAACCTCTTTGTCCCCTTCAGATTGTGGGGGGCGAGCCATCAAATCCCTGGAACCAACAATGGGCTCTGTTAAAGATGAACCGTTGGAAAGACCTGTCAACCTTCCGGAGGCTAATTTCAGGCGTTTTGAGGCTGGTTCATCATCCTCTACACCTCCCATGAAATGCACACCTCAGCCCATATATTACAGCAATGGTAACTAGACAACTAAGGAGTCTAATTGAAAATGTCTTGAATGTATCACAATATATATCTTCCTGCGTAACATAGACAAGTAAAGTTTGTTAAAATGGAAGTAAGGATGAGGCATAGAGTCATAAAAAAGTTCTCCTTGATTATTTGATCTCGCAAACAACAGCAAAGTAAAATGATATATAAGACAATAGAAAACAATATCACTTGTACTGAACATTCTATGGGTTGCCTTCTCTCAAGGTGTCTTTCCCAACTCATCTGTTGGTTTCTTTGCATAAATTCCTGTAATTATCAGTCTTGCAGTAACTGCTATCATATAGAAACTTAAAATATAACTGTTCAGCTAAGCTTTAAAGGCTTATGTTCAAAGTATAACTTCAGTACAGCATCCATCACTCAAACCAACTGCACATGAGAATGAGATTGACAGGGTTTCGAAAGAATCGATAGAACTTCTGGTTCATGGATTTAAATTGGCAAGAGAACCAGTTGCTAAAccattttttagacaaaaacaaaagtacAGAGATAAAGAAACTTACCTTGAGAGCAACTTGGTTCAGAATTACTGCAAAGCTTGAAGAAAGATACAGCACCTCAAATGAACTGCAATGCCGTTCCACTTTTCATTATCTGTACCATGCCAAATGCTTCCAAGTAAGAAATATTGAAGAtggacttcattttttttcttttttcttgcaacttttgtttttgtatattaCAATTTGCACTGCCTAGCATCAATAACAAGACCTGTTGATTTAAGTTATGCGAGAATGACTTGGAAATTCATAGTTATGATAGTTTGGGGCATATAAAACTACATGAATTAGAGAATATGACATCGTCTGAACATAGGATGCAGTGTGGGACAAAAAATAATTGGCTTTAAGAACATGGCCCCTTATTGAAATCAGATAATGTAGGAGAATGGTGGCAAATTACCAGGTCACTATTCTTTATCTCTGTCAAATTACACTATCTGATTTCTCATCGAAAACAGAGGTTCAAAGTGTAATAATACATTGATCCCAAAGCAATAGAAACTCAATAACTCATCATGCTACATTAGCATCCATTGTAGGAAAGCTTGCTTGAGTCTAACAAAAAATTCCCCCCCTGTAAGAACTGGATGCCAGGATTATGTTTGGTTTTAAAGTTTTGAGAAgtgattattttcataaaactcATCATTCTCCTATAGAAATTTCAAGAAATGGATCAACTGACACTTCCATTAACTTCTAATATCCAGTCTACACACCACATTTAAAGACAGACATTTGATGCTTAGATAGCTTAAGCTGCTACCCGATCTGGTAAATTCTCACCCTAACATGGAACTTACATCTTCAGTGAGGCAAACAAATGCCAAGAGAAACTATTTATCCTGGAGTTAAATTTAATTCCGTCATGAAACAGGTTAAACATGGTAATTCAATCCCCTTTGATGACTAATTTAATTCGTAAAGCACCACACAGAGTACAGCCATTCATGAAAAAGATCATcacaaaagaaaatcaacacTAACGCCCAAAC
Protein-coding sequences here:
- the LOC133691922 gene encoding WD repeat-containing protein 26 homolog isoform X1, which translates into the protein MGGVEDDEPASKRLKLASGRLTGLSNGSSLTEPIVGSRDLMARPPQSEGDKEVLGSKGVIKRVEFVRIIAKALHSLGYKKSCAHLEEESGIPLHSSAVDLFMQQVLNGNWDESVVTLHNIGLKDENIVKSASFLILEQKFFELLDGDNIVDALKTLRTEIAPLCINNGRICELSSCIVSSTHCNSVGSSNQDNGRIKPRSKLLEELQKLLPPTVIIPESRLEHLVEQALTLQRDACFFHNSLDKEMSLYSDHQCGRDQIPSRILQILEAHSDEVWFLQFSHNGKYLASSSNDRSAIIWEIDVNGGVSLKHRLSGHQKPVSSVSWSPDDHQLLTCGVEEVVRRWDVSSGECLQVYEKVGLGLVSCGWFPDGKWIFSGINDKSICMWELEGKEVECWKGQKTLKISDLEITSDGKQIISMCRPTAILLLDREAKAERVIEEDQTITSFSLSRDNRFLLVNLLNQEIHLWSIDGNIRLVAKYKGHRRTRFVIRSCFGGLEQAFIACGSEDSQVYIWHRGSGDLVEALPGHSGAVNCVSWNPANPYMLASASDDRTIRIWGLNSLHVKHKSAHSNGTHYCNGGT
- the LOC133691922 gene encoding WD repeat-containing protein 26 homolog isoform X2, whose translation is MGGVEDDEPASKRLKLASGRLTGLSNGSSLTEPIVGSRDLMARPPQSEGDKEVLGSKGVIKRVEFVRIIAKALHSLGYKKSCAHLEEESGIPLHSSAVDLFMQQVLNGNWDESVVTLHNIGLKDENIVKSASFLILEQKFFELLDGDNIVDALKTLRTEIAPLCINNGRICELSSCIVSSTHCNSVGSSNQDNGRIKPRSKLLEELQKLLPPTVIIPESRLEHLVEQALTLQRDACFFHNSLDKEMSLYSDHQCGRDQIPSRILQIDVNGGVSLKHRLSGHQKPVSSVSWSPDDHQLLTCGVEEVVRRWDVSSGECLQVYEKVGLGLVSCGWFPDGKWIFSGINDKSICMWELEGKEVECWKGQKTLKISDLEITSDGKQIISMCRPTAILLLDREAKAERVIEEDQTITSFSLSRDNRFLLVNLLNQEIHLWSIDGNIRLVAKYKGHRRTRFVIRSCFGGLEQAFIACGSEDSQVYIWHRGSGDLVEALPGHSGAVNCVSWNPANPYMLASASDDRTIRIWGLNSLHVKHKSAHSNGTHYCNGGT